The Fusobacterium periodonticum 1_1_41FAA genome includes a window with the following:
- the rsxE gene encoding electron transport complex subunit RsxE translates to MKKLGILTAGIFKENPVFVLMLGLCPTLGVTSSAINGFSMGLAVIAVLACSNGLISLFKKFIPDEVRIPAFIMIIATLVTVVDMVMNAYTPDLYKVLGLFIPLIVVNCIVLGRAESFASKNGVIDSILDGIGSGIGFTVSLTFLGAIREILGNGSVFGISLVPANFTPALIFILAPGGFITIGIIMACINMKKERDAKKKKVTKK, encoded by the coding sequence ATGAAAAAATTAGGAATACTTACAGCTGGAATATTTAAAGAAAACCCAGTATTTGTTTTAATGTTAGGACTTTGTCCAACACTTGGAGTTACAAGTAGTGCTATAAATGGTTTCTCAATGGGGCTTGCAGTTATAGCCGTTCTTGCTTGTTCAAATGGATTAATATCACTTTTTAAGAAATTTATACCTGATGAAGTAAGAATACCAGCATTTATAATGATAATAGCAACACTAGTTACTGTTGTTGACATGGTTATGAATGCTTACACACCTGATTTATATAAAGTGTTAGGATTATTCATACCTCTTATAGTTGTTAACTGTATAGTTCTTGGAAGAGCAGAAAGCTTTGCTTCTAAAAATGGAGTTATTGACTCTATACTTGATGGTATTGGATCTGGAATAGGATTTACAGTATCTTTAACTTTCTTAGGAGCAATAAGAGAAATTTTAGGTAATGGATCAGTATTTGGAATCTCATTAGTTCCTGCTAACTTTACACCAGCTTTAATATTTATATTAGCTCCTGGTGGATTTATCACTATAGGTATAATCATGGCTTGTATAAATATGAAAAAAGAAAGAGATGCAAAGAAAAAGAAGGTGACTAAAAAATGA
- a CDS encoding RnfABCDGE type electron transport complex subunit G — MENRYIHFGIVLGLIAAISAGLLGGVNDFTSKVIAENTLKIVNEARKQVLPTAASFKEEEAKEAGGIQYIPGFNEAGEVVGYVASVAEPGYGGDINFVVGIDNDAKVTGLNVVTSSETPGLGAKINEKEWQDHWIGKDATYEFNKSTDAFAGATISPKAVYTGVIKALNTYQNEVSK, encoded by the coding sequence ATGGAAAATAGATATATACATTTTGGAATCGTCCTAGGACTAATAGCTGCTATATCAGCAGGTTTACTTGGTGGAGTTAATGACTTTACAAGTAAAGTTATAGCAGAAAATACTTTAAAAATAGTAAACGAAGCTAGAAAACAAGTTTTACCAACAGCAGCTAGCTTCAAAGAAGAAGAAGCAAAAGAAGCTGGAGGAATTCAATATATTCCAGGTTTCAATGAAGCTGGAGAAGTTGTTGGATATGTTGCTTCGGTTGCAGAACCAGGTTATGGTGGAGATATAAACTTTGTTGTGGGAATAGATAATGATGCTAAAGTAACAGGTTTAAATGTAGTTACAAGTTCAGAAACTCCTGGATTAGGAGCAAAAATAAATGAAAAAGAATGGCAAGATCATTGGATAGGTAAGGATGCTACTTATGAATTTAATAAGTCAACAGATGCTTTTGCTGGTGCTACAATATCACCTAAAGCTGTTTATACAGGAGTTATAAAAGCATTAAATACTTATCAAAATGAGGTGAGTAAATAA
- a CDS encoding RnfABCDGE type electron transport complex subunit D, which yields MSTILKTGPAPHIRTKETVESVMYDVVIALVPALLMAIYSFGVRALILTSVSVLTCIATEYLCQKALKRDIEAFDGSAILTGILFSFVVPAIMPLQYVVIGNIVAITLGKMVYGGLGHNIFNPALVGRAFVQASWPVAITTFAYDGMSGATVLDAMKRGIPLTDALLQNGDQYLNAFIGRMGGCLGETSSLALLLGGAYLIYKKQIDWKVPATMIGTVFILTWAFGADPIMQIFSGGLFLGAFFMATDMVTSPTTSKGRVVFAFGIGLLVSLIRMKGGYPEGTAYAILIMNGVVPLIDRYIRPKKFGGVSTNGK from the coding sequence GTGAGTACAATTTTGAAAACAGGGCCAGCTCCTCACATTAGAACAAAAGAAACTGTTGAGTCGGTAATGTATGATGTTGTTATAGCTTTAGTACCAGCATTGTTAATGGCTATATACTCATTTGGAGTAAGAGCTCTGATATTAACTTCAGTATCAGTTTTAACTTGTATAGCTACTGAATATCTATGTCAAAAAGCATTAAAAAGAGATATAGAAGCATTCGATGGAAGTGCTATATTAACAGGAATTTTATTTTCATTTGTAGTTCCTGCTATTATGCCTTTACAATATGTAGTAATAGGAAATATAGTTGCAATAACATTAGGAAAAATGGTTTATGGTGGTTTAGGACACAATATATTTAACCCTGCATTAGTAGGAAGAGCATTTGTTCAAGCTTCTTGGCCAGTTGCAATAACTACTTTTGCTTATGATGGAATGTCAGGGGCAACAGTTTTGGATGCTATGAAAAGAGGAATTCCTTTAACAGATGCTTTATTACAAAATGGAGATCAATATCTTAATGCCTTTATCGGAAGAATGGGTGGATGTTTAGGAGAAACTTCTTCTTTAGCACTATTACTTGGTGGAGCATACTTGATATATAAGAAGCAAATAGATTGGAAAGTGCCTGCTACAATGATAGGTACAGTATTTATTTTAACATGGGCATTTGGAGCAGATCCTATAATGCAAATATTCTCAGGAGGATTATTCCTAGGAGCATTCTTCATGGCAACAGATATGGTTACTAGTCCAACAACTTCAAAAGGAAGAGTAGTTTTTGCTTTTGGAATAGGATTATTAGTATCTTTAATAAGAATGAAAGGTGGATATCCTGAAGGTACTGCATATGCTATCTTAATAATGAATGGAGTTGTTCCATTGATAGATAGATATATAAGACCTAAAAAATTTGGTGGGGTGAGCACAAATGGAAAATAG
- the rsxA gene encoding electron transport complex subunit RsxA: MSIGGLFSIIVTSIFINNIIFAKFLGCCPFMGVSKKVDSSLGMGMAVTFVITIASGVTWLAYRMALEPLGLGYLQTIAFILIIASLVQFVEMAIKKTSPSLYKALGVFLPLITTNCAVLGVAIINIQVGYNFIETIVNGFGVAVGFSLALLLLAGIRERLEFANTPKNFKGVPIAFITAGLLAMAFMGFSGMQI; this comes from the coding sequence ATGAGTATAGGTGGATTATTTAGTATAATTGTTACTTCGATATTTATAAATAACATAATATTTGCTAAGTTCTTAGGTTGTTGTCCATTTATGGGAGTTTCTAAAAAAGTTGACTCATCATTAGGTATGGGTATGGCTGTTACTTTCGTTATCACAATAGCTTCAGGAGTAACTTGGTTAGCTTACAGAATGGCATTAGAACCTCTTGGTTTAGGATATCTACAAACAATAGCTTTTATATTAATAATAGCTTCTCTTGTACAATTCGTTGAAATGGCAATTAAAAAGACATCACCAAGCTTATATAAAGCACTTGGAGTGTTCTTACCATTAATCACAACAAACTGTGCCGTTCTAGGAGTTGCTATAATCAATATCCAAGTAGGATATAATTTTATAGAAACAATAGTAAATGGTTTTGGAGTTGCAGTAGGGTTCTCACTAGCACTATTACTTTTAGCCGGTATAAGAGAAAGACTTGAATTTGCAAACACTCCTAAGAATTTTAAAGGAGTTCCAATAGCATTTATAACAGCTGGACTTTTAGCTATGGCATTTATGGGATTTAGTGGAATGCAAATTTAA